The genomic interval GCCACGATGAAGTGCGGATCGAATTTGCCGATGTCGAGCAGCGACCCGATGATGGCGAGCGTCATGCCCGCCGCCGAGATGATGTTGCCGTTTCGCGAGGTCTTCACGCGCGACATCATCTTGAGGCCGACGATAAACGTGATCGACGCGACGATATAGAGAATGTGCACAAGCCAATTCATGATCGACCCCTCAGGCTTTCCGGAACATGCGCAGCATGCGGTCGGTGACCAGGTAGCCGCCCACGACGTTGATCATCGCGAAGCCGACGGCGAGGAAACCGAGAATGTGCGCGGCGTCGAATTTGAACCACCGGGCCGAAAAGAGCGACCCGACAACCGTGATGCCCGAGATGGCGTTGGAACCCGACATCAGCGGTGTGTGCAGCGTCGGCGGCACCTTGTTGATAACCTCGAAGCCCAGGAAGGTCGCCAGCACGAAGATGTAGAGGCCGACCATGAGCGGATGCAGCGCCGAGGTCTGCGGCCCATCGGCCAGCACGACCATGTACGGAAGCAGCATGTGCGTGAACATCAGGCTTTCCCTCCCCCGCCGACGAGTTCGGCGATCGCCGGAATCCGAATCTCGCCCCCGTGCGTGACGATGGCGCCGGCGTTGATTTCGTCCTCGAAGCTCAGGTTGAGCTCGGCTTTCTTGTAGATATTCTGGACGACGCCCATCA from Deltaproteobacteria bacterium carries:
- a CDS encoding NAD(P) transhydrogenase subunit alpha encodes the protein MVVLADGPQTSALHPLMVGLYIFVLATFLGFEVINKVPPTLHTPLMSGSNAISGITVVGSLFSARWFKFDAAHILGFLAVGFAMINVVGGYLVTDRMLRMFRKA